Proteins from a genomic interval of Zingiber officinale cultivar Zhangliang chromosome 1B, Zo_v1.1, whole genome shotgun sequence:
- the LOC121970138 gene encoding thaumatin-like protein 1b has translation MAGVLVVLAFAVLSIEGALATTFTLTNNCQYTVWPGLLSGAGTEPLPTTGFALQSGESRNLEAPSAWSGRLWGRTHCSTDATGKFTCGSGDCGSGAVECSGSGATPPATLAEFTLDGSGGMDFFDVSLVDGYNLPMLVVPEGGSGGTCSSTGCLVDLNALCPSDLKVVLASTDGGSEGVACKSACEAFGTPEYCCSGDYGNPNTCRPSSYSQFFKNACPRAYSYAYDDATSTFTCATGSTNYIITFCPSTTSQKSSDLNPQAVGVSSSTAISNNTMVYVGGSQSSDGAALYFARTPAVLIAIAVLLAVIA, from the exons ATGGCCGGAGTTTTGGTCGTTCTCGCTTTCGCTGTGTTGTCGATTGAAG GGGCTTTGGCCACAACGTTCACCCTGACGAACAACTGCCAGTACACCGTTTGGCCCGGCTTGCTCTCCGGCGCCGGCACCGAGCCGCTTCCGACCACTGGCTTCGCTCTGCAGTCTGGCGAATCGCGCAACCTGGAAGCGCCTTCGGCGTGGTCCGGCCGCCTCTGGGGCCGCACCCACTGCTCCACCGACGCCACCGGCAAGTTTACCTGCGGCTCCGGCGACTGCGGATCAGGCGCCGTCGAGTGCTCCGGCAGCGGCGCCACCCCTCCCGCTACCCTCGCGGAGTTCACGCTCGACGGAAGCGGCGGAATGGACTTCTTCGACGTCAGCCTCGTCGACGGGTACAACCTCCCGATGCTGGTGGTTCCGGAGGGCGGCTCCGGCGGCACGTGCAGCTCCACGGGGTGCCTGGTGGACCTCAACGCCCTGTGCCCGTCGGACCTCAAGGTGGTCCTCGCGAGCACCGATGGCGGCAGCGAGGGCGTGGCGTGCAAGAGCGCGTGCGAGGCCTTCGGGACGCCGGAGTACTGCTGCAGCGGCGACTACGGCAACCCTAACACGTGCAGGCCGTCGTCCTACTCGCAATTCTTCAAGAACGCGTGCCCCAGGGCGTACAGCTACGCCTACGACGACGCCACCTCCACCTTCACCTGTGCCACCGGCTCCACCAACTACATCATCACCTTCTGCCCCAGCACCACAAG CCAGAAATCGTCGGACTTGAACCCGCAGGCGGTGGGTGTTTCGTCGAGCACCGCCATCAGCAACAACACGATGGTATACGTGGGCGGCAGTCAATCCAGCGACGGCGCCGCGCTCTATTTTGCCCGCACGCCAGCGGTGCTGATTGCGATCGCCGTCCTCCTCGCGGTGATCGCGTAG